One Saccharopolyspora erythraea NRRL 2338 genomic region harbors:
- a CDS encoding GGDEF domain-containing protein: MFAEIAIPVLTGGWAAVATATTINYRRRTLTDPVTGIGNRAALYRTARRTTARSGLVGLLMVDLDRFKQINDTHGHPFGNRVLTAIATRLIENTLRGERAVRLHGDEFAIWLGRITSTARAEGRALQIADALAEPLQIGGRRLVVPGSVGVAVAPARTPLGELLNTADQHMYQVKATHHLPALPAGEPRRARDRATPPDHAA; encoded by the coding sequence ATGTTCGCAGAGATCGCCATCCCCGTCCTTACCGGCGGATGGGCCGCCGTCGCCACCGCCACCACCATCAACTACCGACGCCGCACGCTGACCGACCCGGTCACCGGCATCGGCAACCGCGCCGCCCTCTACCGCACCGCCCGCCGCACCACCGCCCGCAGCGGGCTCGTCGGACTGCTCATGGTCGACCTCGACCGGTTCAAGCAGATCAACGACACCCACGGCCACCCCTTCGGCAACCGCGTCCTGACCGCCATCGCCACCCGCCTGATTGAGAACACGCTGCGCGGGGAGCGCGCGGTGCGGCTGCACGGCGACGAGTTCGCGATCTGGCTCGGACGCATCACCTCCACCGCCCGCGCCGAAGGCCGCGCCCTCCAGATCGCCGACGCCCTCGCCGAACCCCTCCAGATCGGCGGCCGTCGGCTCGTGGTGCCCGGCAGCGTCGGCGTCGCCGTCGCCCCCGCCCGCACCCCACTCGGCGAACTGCTGAACACCGCCGACCAGCACATGTACCAGGTCAAGGCCACCCACCACCTGCCCGCACTGCCCGCCGGCGAGCCGCGGCGCGCCCGCGACCGGGCCACCCCGCCCGACCACGCCGCCTGA
- a CDS encoding bifunctional DNA primase/polymerase, which translates to MTDPIRLAHWLIEHGMYVFPLRPYSKRPFGNCRRCKDNRCTQPCPCLTADRPCHGYLAATNQHRRARRWFTRMPAANVGISTDLSDTVVLDLDRKPKAPAAAAHDVPILVADGLGALDAITTHEGADWPDTLTIATPSEGRHLYFRRPAGLEVASDANGRVGHQIDIRAQGGYVVAPGCQITAPPEDVFGTYTRVSTTVDIAPLPDWLRPRVTPPPATPTGPGKAPNLGRIRHGDGHEPGYWKTVWKSVLDKVEYEDGERWKLVYNAARRLANLAVHDGAPWTEHEVLDELEAAAIRRREHTGKPTEPATARRNAQRGWDRGTHDGPDSLIGLGGAA; encoded by the coding sequence ATGACCGACCCGATCCGGCTCGCGCACTGGCTGATCGAGCACGGCATGTACGTCTTCCCGCTGCGCCCCTACTCCAAGCGCCCGTTCGGCAACTGCCGCCGCTGCAAGGACAACCGCTGCACCCAGCCGTGCCCGTGCCTGACCGCCGACCGTCCCTGCCACGGCTACCTCGCCGCCACCAACCAGCACCGCCGGGCCCGCCGCTGGTTCACCCGTATGCCGGCAGCCAACGTCGGCATCAGCACCGACCTCTCCGACACGGTCGTGCTCGACCTCGACCGCAAGCCCAAGGCTCCCGCAGCCGCCGCGCACGACGTGCCCATCCTCGTCGCCGACGGATTGGGAGCCCTCGACGCAATCACCACGCACGAGGGCGCCGACTGGCCCGACACCCTGACCATTGCCACCCCGTCCGAAGGGCGACACCTGTACTTCCGCCGCCCTGCGGGGTTGGAGGTCGCCAGCGACGCCAACGGCCGGGTCGGGCACCAGATCGACATCCGCGCCCAGGGTGGCTACGTCGTCGCCCCCGGCTGCCAGATCACCGCACCACCCGAAGACGTCTTCGGCACCTACACCCGCGTATCGACCACAGTGGACATCGCACCGCTGCCGGACTGGCTGCGCCCTCGGGTCACCCCGCCACCCGCGACACCGACCGGACCGGGGAAGGCTCCCAACCTCGGGCGAATCCGTCACGGGGACGGTCATGAGCCCGGTTACTGGAAAACGGTGTGGAAGAGCGTGCTCGACAAGGTCGAGTACGAGGACGGCGAGCGCTGGAAGTTGGTCTACAACGCCGCCCGCCGCCTGGCCAACCTCGCCGTGCACGACGGCGCCCCCTGGACCGAGCACGAGGTGCTCGACGAGCTGGAGGCCGCCGCGATCCGCCGCCGCGAGCACACCGGCAAACCCACCGAGCCCGCCACCGCACGCCGCAACGCCCAGCGCGGCTGGGACCGCGGCACCCACGACGGCCCCGACTCCCTGATCGGCCTGGGCGGCGCGGCATGA
- a CDS encoding DNA cytosine methyltransferase — translation MTSPRLLDLFCGAGGAGKGYADAGFDVVGVDIAPQPDYPFEFHQADALTFLAAHGTEFDVVHASPPCQASSALTKGTNRGRSYPQLIPQTRTALVQLGVPWVIENVAGAPIRKDLMLCGEMFGLAVLRHRFFELGGWTTPRPPHPAHRGRVSGMRHGQWFTGPYFAVYGDGGGKGTVAQWQQAMGITWTDVRKSLAEAIPPAYTHHLGTALLAARAASPAATAA, via the coding sequence GTGACCAGCCCACGGCTTCTGGACCTGTTCTGCGGCGCCGGCGGCGCCGGCAAGGGCTACGCCGACGCCGGATTCGACGTCGTCGGCGTCGACATCGCCCCCCAGCCCGACTACCCGTTCGAGTTCCACCAGGCCGACGCGCTGACCTTCCTCGCCGCCCACGGCACCGAGTTCGACGTCGTGCACGCCTCGCCTCCGTGCCAGGCGTCCAGCGCGTTGACCAAGGGCACCAACCGCGGCCGGTCTTACCCCCAATTGATCCCCCAGACCCGCACCGCCCTGGTGCAGCTCGGGGTGCCGTGGGTGATCGAGAACGTCGCCGGCGCCCCGATCCGCAAGGACCTCATGCTCTGCGGCGAGATGTTCGGCCTCGCCGTCCTGCGGCACCGGTTCTTCGAGCTGGGCGGCTGGACCACGCCGAGACCCCCGCACCCCGCCCACCGTGGCCGGGTCTCCGGAATGCGCCACGGCCAGTGGTTCACCGGCCCCTACTTCGCCGTCTACGGCGACGGCGGCGGCAAAGGCACCGTCGCCCAGTGGCAGCAGGCCATGGGCATCACCTGGACCGACGTCCGCAAGTCCCTCGCCGAAGCCATCCCGCCCGCCTACACCCACCACCTCGGCACCGCACTACTGGCCGCCCGCGCCGCCAGCCCTGCGGCGACGGCCGCATGA
- a CDS encoding DUF3631 domain-containing protein, with protein sequence MTTPAQQPSDGAVLLDELHATLTKFVILPSPQAIDAVVLWIAATHAQPAWAHAPRLVIRAPEKRCGKSRLLDIVEGTCHEPFLTVNASPSAVYRSISDDPPTMLVDEADTIFGPDAGTNEEVRGLLNAGHQRNRPAKRYDAASGRVESIPTFAMAALAGIGAMPDTIEDRAVIVRMRRRAPGETVAPYRHRRDRPHLTALAKRLAAWLRASMPDLERAEPDMPLEDRAADTWEPLIIVADHAGGDWPTRARNAAVDLLAEAADNDQGSLRTRLLVDCRTAFGDHPTLSTTELLRQLNSDPEAPWPTYGKTGLNAAKLSKLLAEFDIRSANVRFPDGTQAKGYQRAHFFDAWTRYCPDAPHDRPEGVPSQPSQASHRRSERDGLTLWDGISRPNDEPDPDLWDGTSRPTAPSRPSLTCIGTAGTAGTDTPPSTNTKGAA encoded by the coding sequence GTGACCACACCCGCTCAGCAGCCCAGCGACGGCGCCGTCCTGCTCGACGAACTGCACGCCACCCTGACCAAATTCGTGATCCTGCCCAGCCCGCAGGCCATCGACGCCGTGGTGCTCTGGATCGCCGCCACCCACGCCCAACCCGCCTGGGCCCACGCCCCCCGCCTGGTCATCCGCGCCCCCGAGAAGCGCTGCGGCAAGTCCCGACTGCTCGACATCGTCGAAGGCACCTGCCACGAGCCGTTCCTGACCGTCAACGCCTCCCCCTCCGCCGTGTACCGGTCGATCAGCGACGACCCGCCCACCATGCTCGTCGACGAGGCCGACACCATCTTCGGCCCCGACGCCGGCACCAACGAAGAAGTCCGCGGGCTGCTCAACGCCGGACACCAGCGCAACCGACCCGCCAAGCGCTACGACGCCGCATCCGGCCGCGTCGAGTCCATCCCCACCTTCGCCATGGCCGCACTAGCCGGAATCGGCGCCATGCCCGACACCATCGAGGACCGCGCCGTCATCGTGCGCATGCGGCGCCGCGCCCCCGGCGAAACCGTCGCGCCCTACCGGCACCGCCGCGACCGCCCACACCTGACCGCGCTCGCGAAGCGGCTCGCCGCCTGGCTCCGCGCCTCGATGCCCGACCTCGAACGCGCCGAACCCGACATGCCGCTGGAGGACCGGGCCGCCGACACCTGGGAACCGCTCATCATCGTCGCCGACCACGCCGGCGGCGACTGGCCTACCCGAGCCCGCAACGCCGCGGTCGACCTGCTGGCCGAAGCCGCCGACAACGACCAAGGCTCCCTGCGGACCCGGCTGCTCGTCGACTGCCGCACCGCATTCGGTGACCACCCCACGCTGTCCACCACCGAACTGCTGCGCCAGCTCAACTCCGACCCCGAAGCACCCTGGCCCACCTACGGCAAGACCGGACTCAACGCCGCCAAGCTCTCCAAGCTGCTCGCCGAATTCGACATCCGCTCCGCCAACGTCCGCTTCCCCGACGGCACCCAGGCCAAGGGCTACCAGCGAGCCCACTTCTTCGACGCCTGGACCCGCTACTGCCCCGACGCCCCGCACGACCGGCCAGAGGGGGTGCCGTCCCAGCCGTCCCAAGCGTCCCACCGCAGGTCAGAGCGGGACGGCTTGACCCTCTGGGACGGCATCAGCCGTCCCAACGACGAACCCGACCCAGACCTCTGGGACGGCACAAGCCGTCCCACCGCACCGAGCCGTCCCAGCCTGACCTGCATTGGGACGGCTGGGACGGCTGGGACGGACACCCCTCCCAGCACTAACACCAAGGGGGCCGCATGA
- a CDS encoding helix-turn-helix domain-containing protein produces the protein MTTNVTQLAATLASLAALLAEQQPAPEPEPEPAARRLPNRVLLTVEEAAKQLGLGRTKTYALVASGEIESVRIGRLRRIPRTAIDDYAARLIAQQSAA, from the coding sequence ATGACCACGAACGTCACCCAACTCGCCGCCACGCTCGCCTCGCTCGCGGCCCTGCTCGCCGAACAGCAGCCCGCCCCGGAACCCGAGCCCGAACCGGCCGCCCGCAGGCTGCCCAACCGCGTGCTGCTCACGGTCGAGGAAGCGGCCAAGCAACTGGGGCTCGGCAGGACCAAGACCTACGCGCTGGTGGCGTCTGGCGAGATCGAATCTGTCCGGATCGGTCGGCTCAGGCGCATCCCGCGCACCGCCATCGACGACTACGCCGCCCGACTCATCGCCCAGCAGAGCGCCGCCTGA
- a CDS encoding tyrosine-type recombinase/integrase: MEQKRTRNPNGRSTIYLGNDGYWHGRVTMGIGDDGKPDRRHVKRKDKDEVVEEVGKLERERDSGNVRKKGQPWTVERWLTHWVESIAPLTCRYKTMRGYQTAVYKHLIPGLGAHRLDRIQNHPEYFEKFYLRMIESGLKPATAHQVHRTARTAFGEAYKRGRIQRNPVSIAKAPRVEEEEVEPLEVEDMQLVIKAALERRNGVRYVIALALGTRQGESLALKWPRLNRQKRTLRITKALQRQTWKHGCSDPHRCGATYHKTEPCKAACKRHTRACPPPCPPACTEHARWCPQRTGGGLVEVDVKSRAGRRTVTLPDQLFDLILKHEKLQGAERELAGTEWHDGEWMFTQPNGKPIDPRQDLDEWKAILVEAGVREARLHDARHTAATVLLVLGVPDRVVMELMGWSSVTMKQRYMHVIDSVRNDVADRLNTYFWGTN, from the coding sequence ATGGAACAAAAGCGCACCCGAAACCCCAACGGTCGATCGACGATCTACCTCGGGAACGACGGCTACTGGCACGGCCGCGTCACCATGGGCATCGGCGACGACGGCAAGCCTGACCGGCGCCACGTCAAGCGCAAGGACAAGGACGAAGTTGTCGAGGAGGTCGGCAAGCTCGAACGGGAGCGGGACTCCGGCAACGTCCGCAAGAAGGGCCAGCCGTGGACAGTCGAGCGGTGGCTGACGCACTGGGTGGAGAGCATCGCGCCGCTGACCTGCCGGTACAAGACCATGCGGGGCTACCAGACGGCCGTGTACAAGCACCTCATCCCCGGTTTGGGCGCGCACAGGCTCGATCGGATCCAGAACCATCCGGAGTACTTCGAGAAGTTCTACCTGCGAATGATCGAGTCGGGACTGAAGCCGGCGACGGCTCACCAGGTACACCGCACGGCGCGAACGGCTTTCGGCGAGGCGTACAAGCGGGGACGCATCCAGAGGAACCCGGTTTCGATCGCAAAGGCACCTCGGGTGGAAGAGGAGGAGGTCGAACCGCTTGAGGTCGAGGACATGCAGCTGGTCATCAAGGCCGCCCTGGAACGCCGAAACGGCGTCCGCTACGTCATCGCACTGGCTCTCGGAACTCGGCAGGGCGAATCGCTCGCGCTGAAGTGGCCGCGGCTGAACCGGCAGAAGCGCACGCTGCGGATCACCAAGGCACTCCAACGTCAGACGTGGAAGCACGGGTGCTCTGACCCGCATCGGTGCGGCGCGACCTACCACAAGACCGAGCCGTGCAAGGCGGCCTGCAAGCGGCACACGCGAGCTTGTCCGCCGCCATGCCCGCCAGCTTGCACCGAACACGCCCGGTGGTGCCCGCAGCGAACCGGTGGCGGGCTGGTCGAGGTCGACGTCAAGTCGAGGGCTGGACGACGGACCGTGACGCTGCCCGACCAACTGTTCGACTTGATCCTCAAGCACGAAAAGCTTCAGGGGGCCGAACGGGAGCTCGCGGGCACGGAGTGGCACGACGGCGAGTGGATGTTCACCCAGCCCAACGGCAAGCCGATCGATCCACGTCAGGACCTCGACGAGTGGAAAGCAATCCTTGTTGAAGCCGGAGTCCGCGAGGCGCGGCTACATGACGCACGGCACACCGCCGCGACTGTGCTGTTGGTCCTCGGAGTGCCCGACCGGGTCGTGATGGAGCTGATGGGCTGGTCGTCCGTCACCATGAAGCAGCGGTACATGCACGTCATCGACTCCGTCCGGAACGACGTAGCGGACCGCCTGAACACCTACTTCTGGGGCACCAACTGA
- a CDS encoding ScbR family autoregulator-binding transcription factor has product MPQQRRAQATRRTILVAAAEEFDRVGYEATTLNGILRRGGVTKGAFYFHFASKEDVARVLVREQRERWPALWRRWVRRGLDPLSTAIGLVDELLAVLDEDVATRAGMRLACRREIEAADPPDWERVLTELLDRAADRGYLLPTVDPRALARVVYSALVGARTIDRGAVSTGRTAEVWRIVLRGAATPEWLRTNPVLQPPDERPR; this is encoded by the coding sequence ATGCCCCAGCAGCGTCGGGCGCAAGCCACTCGGCGAACGATCCTGGTCGCGGCCGCGGAGGAGTTCGACCGCGTCGGCTACGAGGCGACCACGCTCAACGGCATCCTGCGTCGCGGCGGGGTCACCAAGGGCGCCTTCTACTTCCACTTCGCGTCCAAGGAAGACGTCGCGCGGGTGCTCGTCCGGGAGCAGCGCGAACGCTGGCCCGCGCTCTGGCGGCGCTGGGTCCGCCGGGGTCTCGACCCGTTGTCCACGGCGATCGGCCTGGTCGACGAGCTGCTCGCGGTGCTCGACGAGGACGTGGCGACGCGGGCCGGGATGCGACTGGCCTGCCGGCGCGAGATCGAGGCCGCCGACCCGCCGGACTGGGAGCGGGTCCTGACCGAGCTGCTCGACCGCGCCGCTGACCGCGGGTACCTCCTGCCGACGGTCGATCCCCGCGCGCTCGCGCGGGTGGTGTACTCGGCGCTTGTAGGCGCTCGGACGATCGATCGCGGCGCGGTGTCCACCGGGCGCACCGCCGAGGTGTGGCGGATCGTCCTGCGCGGCGCCGCGACCCCGGAGTGGCTTCGCACCAACCCGGTGCTCCAGCCGCCCGACGAACGCCCCCGCTGA
- a CDS encoding heavy-metal-associated domain-containing protein, giving the protein MSTQTFTVTGMTCGHCVKSVTEELSEIPGVTDVQVTLDSGLVSVTSEQELSRDAATAAVSEAGYDISAWN; this is encoded by the coding sequence ATGAGCACCCAGACGTTCACCGTCACCGGCATGACCTGCGGACACTGCGTCAAGTCGGTCACCGAGGAACTCTCCGAGATCCCCGGCGTCACCGACGTGCAGGTCACCCTCGACAGCGGCCTGGTTTCGGTGACCAGCGAGCAGGAGCTGAGCCGTGACGCCGCCACCGCCGCCGTGAGCGAGGCGGGCTACGACATCTCCGCCTGGAACTGA
- a CDS encoding acyl-CoA dehydrogenase family protein, translating to MVDHRLSEEHEALRESVETFARKDVAPVIGDYYEREEFPYPLVATMGRMGLFGLPVSEEYGGMGGDYFALCLALEELARVDSSVAITLEAGVSLGAMPIYRFGSEEQKRTWLPKLATGEALGAFGLTEPGGGSDAGATRTTAVLDGDEWVINGSKAFITNSGTDITSFVTVTAVTGHKPDGGKEISTIIVPSGTPGFTVAKKYSKVGWNASDTHELSFDDCRVPAANLLGERGRGYAQFLSILTEGRVAIAALGVGLAQGCVDECLRYAGEREAFGHKIGEYQAIQFKIADMEMRAHTARLAYYDAAARMLRGEPYRKQAAIAKLVSSNAAMDNARDATQIFGGYGFMNETPVARFYRDAKILEIGEGTSEVQRMLIARELGL from the coding sequence ATGGTGGATCATCGGCTGAGCGAGGAACACGAGGCGCTGCGCGAGAGCGTGGAGACCTTCGCCCGCAAGGACGTAGCGCCGGTCATCGGCGACTACTACGAGCGCGAGGAGTTCCCGTACCCGCTCGTGGCGACCATGGGCCGGATGGGCCTGTTCGGACTGCCGGTCTCCGAGGAGTACGGCGGCATGGGCGGCGACTACTTCGCGCTGTGCCTGGCGCTGGAGGAGCTGGCCAGGGTCGACTCCTCGGTCGCGATCACGCTGGAGGCGGGGGTGTCGCTGGGCGCGATGCCGATCTACCGCTTCGGCAGCGAGGAGCAGAAGCGCACCTGGCTGCCGAAGCTGGCCACCGGGGAGGCGCTCGGCGCCTTCGGGCTCACCGAACCCGGCGGCGGCTCCGACGCGGGCGCGACCCGCACGACGGCCGTGCTCGACGGCGATGAGTGGGTGATCAACGGCTCAAAGGCGTTCATCACCAACTCCGGCACCGACATCACCTCGTTCGTCACGGTCACCGCGGTCACCGGGCACAAGCCCGACGGTGGCAAGGAGATCTCGACGATCATCGTGCCGTCGGGCACCCCGGGCTTCACCGTCGCCAAGAAGTACTCCAAGGTCGGCTGGAACGCCTCCGACACCCACGAGCTGTCCTTCGACGACTGCCGGGTGCCCGCGGCGAACCTGCTGGGCGAACGCGGCCGCGGCTACGCCCAGTTCCTGTCGATCCTGACCGAGGGCCGGGTCGCCATCGCCGCGCTCGGCGTCGGACTCGCGCAGGGCTGCGTCGACGAGTGCCTGCGCTACGCGGGCGAGCGCGAGGCGTTCGGGCACAAGATCGGCGAGTACCAGGCGATCCAGTTCAAGATCGCCGACATGGAGATGCGCGCGCACACCGCGCGGCTGGCCTACTACGACGCGGCGGCCCGCATGCTGCGCGGCGAGCCCTACCGCAAGCAGGCGGCGATCGCCAAGCTGGTCTCGTCCAACGCGGCGATGGACAACGCCCGCGACGCGACCCAGATCTTCGGCGGCTACGGGTTCATGAACGAGACGCCGGTCGCGCGGTTCTACCGGGACGCCAAGATCCTGGAGATCGGCGAAGGCACCAGCGAGGTCCAGCGGATGCTGATCGCCAGGGAGCTCGGCCTCTAA
- a CDS encoding acetyl/propionyl/methylcrotonyl-CoA carboxylase subunit alpha — translation MVQHFDSVLVANRGEIAVRVIRTLRRLGIRSVAVYSDADRSSRHVAEADTAVHIGPRAAAESYLHIERIIDAARRTGAQAIHPGYGFLAENSAFAAACAEAGIVFIGPPASAIDSMGDKIRAKQTVQAAGVPVVPGRSEPGMSDTDIRKAAVDAGFPVLLKPSAGGGGKGMRAVHDESALDEAIASARREARASFGDDTLFVERYVARPRHIEVQVLADAHGGVVHLGERECSLQRRHQKIIEEAPSPLLDAETRARIGASAVDAARSVGYVGAGTVEFIVSADAPDEFFFMEMNTRLQVEHPVTELVTAVGAERGVDLVEQQVRIAAGEPLPWAQDELRIEGHSVEARVYAEDPARGFLPTGGDVLAAHEPAGTGVRVDSGVWTGMAVGSDYDPMLAKVIAWAPDRAGALRRLDAALADTAVLGVHTNVAFLRSLLTNPDVRAGRLDTGLVERDLDDLVAASATTPQEVYVAAALDRLLADEPTGPVVDPWDVPGGWRLGAPAPAVWRFAGPEEQVEVRIRGRAADAVVTAGDSTGPARVELRDDVLTVTYQERTRRYRVARADGVTWLAADGHAWALTEHRLLADRGPGAAGSDGAVTSPMPGTVLVADVTAGQQVRAGQTLFVVEAMKMEHTITAPVDGVVTEVHVRRGQSVGLDQPLAVLTAGAHEEA, via the coding sequence ATGGTGCAGCACTTCGACTCGGTGCTGGTCGCCAACCGCGGTGAGATCGCGGTCCGGGTGATCCGGACGCTGCGGCGGCTCGGCATCCGCTCGGTGGCCGTGTACAGCGACGCCGACCGCTCGTCCCGGCACGTCGCCGAGGCCGACACCGCGGTCCACATCGGACCGCGCGCGGCGGCGGAGAGCTACCTCCACATCGAGCGGATCATCGACGCCGCGCGGCGCACGGGCGCGCAGGCGATCCACCCCGGCTACGGCTTCCTCGCCGAGAACAGCGCGTTCGCCGCCGCCTGCGCCGAGGCGGGCATCGTCTTCATCGGTCCGCCGGCATCGGCCATCGACTCGATGGGCGACAAGATCCGCGCGAAGCAGACCGTGCAGGCCGCGGGCGTGCCGGTGGTGCCCGGCCGCAGCGAGCCGGGCATGTCCGACACCGACATCCGCAAGGCCGCGGTCGACGCCGGCTTCCCGGTGCTGCTCAAGCCGTCGGCGGGCGGTGGCGGCAAGGGCATGCGGGCCGTGCACGACGAGTCCGCGCTGGACGAGGCGATCGCGTCGGCCCGGCGCGAGGCGCGGGCGTCCTTCGGCGACGACACCCTGTTCGTCGAGCGCTACGTCGCGCGCCCGCGCCACATCGAGGTGCAGGTGCTGGCCGACGCCCACGGCGGCGTCGTCCACCTCGGCGAACGCGAGTGCAGCCTCCAGCGCAGGCACCAGAAGATCATCGAGGAAGCCCCGTCGCCGCTGCTCGACGCCGAGACGCGGGCGCGCATCGGCGCATCGGCGGTCGACGCGGCCCGCTCGGTCGGATACGTCGGCGCGGGCACCGTCGAGTTCATCGTCTCCGCCGACGCCCCGGACGAGTTCTTCTTCATGGAGATGAACACCCGCCTGCAGGTCGAGCACCCGGTGACCGAGCTGGTGACGGCGGTCGGCGCCGAACGCGGCGTCGACCTGGTCGAGCAGCAGGTCCGGATCGCCGCGGGCGAGCCGCTGCCGTGGGCGCAAGACGAGCTGCGCATCGAGGGGCACAGCGTCGAGGCGCGCGTCTACGCCGAGGACCCGGCGCGCGGCTTCCTGCCCACCGGAGGTGACGTCCTCGCCGCGCACGAACCGGCGGGCACCGGCGTGCGGGTCGACTCAGGGGTCTGGACCGGGATGGCGGTCGGCTCGGACTACGACCCGATGCTGGCCAAGGTCATCGCCTGGGCGCCGGACCGCGCCGGCGCGCTGCGCAGGCTCGACGCCGCGCTCGCCGACACCGCGGTCCTCGGCGTGCACACCAACGTCGCTTTCCTGCGCTCGCTGCTGACCAACCCCGACGTGCGGGCAGGCAGGCTCGACACCGGACTGGTCGAACGCGATCTCGACGACCTCGTGGCCGCGAGCGCGACCACCCCGCAGGAGGTCTACGTCGCCGCCGCCCTCGACCGGCTGCTCGCCGACGAGCCGACCGGTCCGGTCGTCGACCCGTGGGACGTGCCGGGAGGCTGGAGGCTCGGCGCCCCGGCGCCCGCCGTGTGGCGGTTCGCCGGCCCCGAGGAGCAGGTCGAGGTCCGCATCCGGGGCCGCGCGGCCGACGCGGTGGTCACCGCCGGCGACTCGACCGGCCCGGCCCGCGTCGAGCTCCGCGACGACGTGCTGACCGTCACCTACCAGGAACGCACCCGCCGCTACCGGGTCGCCCGTGCCGACGGCGTCACCTGGCTCGCCGCCGACGGCCACGCCTGGGCGCTCACCGAGCACCGGCTGCTGGCCGACCGGGGTCCGGGCGCCGCGGGGTCCGACGGCGCGGTGACCAGCCCGATGCCGGGCACCGTCCTCGTCGCCGACGTCACCGCCGGCCAGCAGGTCCGGGCCGGCCAGACCCTGTTCGTCGTCGAGGCGATGAAGATGGAGCACACCATCACCGCCCCCGTCGACGGCGTCGTCACCGAAGTACACGTCCGAAGAGGACAGTCGGTCGGGCTGGACCAGCCGCTGGCCGTCCTCACCGCAGGTGCCCACGAGGAGGCCTGA